The sequence TTTAATTACCAAGGTCATTTATGCAGCGGCAAGCCGACAGCTGATTTTCTAGCCAGCACCGGCCCCTACCAACGCTTGCGCATCACCCGCGATTTGGGCTTTGAGAGCAGCTGCCGTGAACAGTTAAAAAAACTCGGCTGGCAGCTGTCGATGCGCCGCAGCGATGCTGTACCGGAGAGTGCCGGCGATGCTTACGAGCTGCCTAGCGAGCGGGCATGGTTGGCCTTTATGCAGCAGCCTTTACAGGATTTGCAAGCGCAAGGCTGGCACGTGGTGATGCTCAAAGACTTTCAGTTTAACCTACTGCCTATCGATCACTGGTACGCCGCAGTTGACGAATCACCCAGCCTAGACTGGTTTTCTGTCGAGCTGGGCATTGAAGTGGACGGTCAAGCCATTAGCTTGTTGCCGATTTTATTGCAGCTGATTCGTCAATCACCAAAACTGCTCGATCCCGACTATATCGCCCAGCGTGACGACAGTGATGTGGTGTTAGTGCACGTGGGTAAAAATGGACAACGTGTGGCGCTACCTTACGCGCGTATTCGCGCTGTACTGAGCACCTTGAGTGAGCTGTATATCCGTGAAGCACTGACAGATGAAAACAAACTGCAGCTACCCCGCCAAGAAGCCGCGCGCCTAAGCCAACTGCAAACACAAGGCATTGAGTGGCATGGCGGCGCCGGCATTCAAGCGCTGGCTGAGCGATTGGCAGAGCCCTTACACAGTTTAGTTTCAGCCCCTGCAGGCCTTAACGCCACCTTGCGTGATTATCAGCAAGAGGGCTTAACTTGGCTGCAAAACCTGATGCAAATCGGCATGGGCGGCATCTTGGCAGATGACATGGGATTGGGCAAAACCCTACAAACCTTGGCGCACATTCTTAGCGAGAAAAACGCGCAACGCTTACAACAGCCTGCATTGATTATTATGCCCACCAGCTTGATCGCCAACTGGCAAGATGAAGCGGCACGTTTTACCCCACAATTAAAGGTGCTCACGCTGCACGGGCCACAGCGCCAACGCTTGTTTGCTGAGATTGCCCAAGCCGATATTGTGATCAGCACCTACGCCCTGCTCTCGCGTGACAGCCAGCAGTTGATTGCGCAGGATTGGCATTTACTGATTCTGGATGAAGCACAAACCATCAAAAACCCACGCAGTAAAGCCGCTCTTTGCGTCAACCAGCTACGTGCGCAACAACGCCTGTGCCTAACTGGCACACCACTGGAAAACAACTTAGGCGAGCTTTGGTCGCTGTTTAACTTTTTAATGCCAGGCTGGCTCGGTGATGCTAAAAGCTTCGCTCGCCATTACCGCACACCCATTGAAAAACATGGCAACGAGCAACGCTTAAGCCACCTCAAAGGCCGCCTCAAGCCCTTTATTTTAAGGCGTACTAAGCTGCAAGTAGCCAGCGAGTTACCGGCCAAAACAGAAATCACTCAGCACATCGATCTTAGCAGCGCACAGCGCGACCGTTACGAAACCCTGCGCCTGGCCATGGATAAAAAAGTGCGAGATGAGATCCAGCGAGTTGGCGTCGCACGCAGCCATATTGTTGTGCTGGAGGCGCTACTGCGGCTACGCCAAGTGTGCTGCGACTTGCGCCTGCTCAGCGAGGACGATGCACAGCACTACAGCAGCAAAGATTCAGCCAAAATTATGCATTTACTGCAGATGCTGCGCACCTTAACCGCGGAAGGCCACCGTATTTTAGTATTTTCACAATTTACCAGCATGTTGGCTTTGATCGCCGATGAGCTCAACAAAGCCAAGATTGAATTCGTGCAATTAACCGGACAAACCATTGACCGGCGCACACCGGTACAGCGCTTTCAAAATGAGGACGTGCCGGTGTTCTTAATCAGTCTCAAAGCCGGAGGCGTGGGCTTAAATCTAACCGCAGCCGACACTGTGATCCATGTTGATCCTTGGTGGAATCCTGCCACTGAAGCACAAGCCAGTGACCGCGCTTACCGTATCGGGCAAAACAAGCCGGTGTTTATTTACAAGCTGATTGCGCGCGGTAGTGTAGAAGAAAAAATCCAACACCTGCAGCAATATAAAGCAGCGTTAGCCAACAGTATTCTGGACGGCGGCTCCAGCGTCAGCGCCAGTTTTGATGATGCCACTATTGATGCCTTACTCGCACCGCTCGAGCGTTAAAAACCAAGCAGTTATATTCAGCGCGAACAGCCTTTGCTCTGCCCAACCTACGATTTTAGGAGCAGCGAAAGTGAATAATAGGACAGAAAAACTGCGCGCATGCATACACAACTTTTACACGTTTAATCGCTATGTCACTTACTTGGTACTGGCATCGGAAACGACATGATATTGCCTGCCGCCGCTTCGCTGATCCGCGCCACACCTAAACGCTCCACCTCATCAATACGGACAATGGCATGCATCGGCACGTAGCTGCGGATCACACCCTCAAACTGTGCTTTAAGTTTTTCTTCGCTGGGGTCCACTACGACCTGGGTGCGCTCACCAAAGACAAACTCTTCTATTTCTAAAAAGCCCCAGAGGTCGCTTTGATAAATGGCTTTTGCATACATTTCAAAGACTTGACCTTGATTGACAAAGATCACCTTAAAAATCGGGTTTTCAACTTTACTCATAACGGATAAAACTCATGTGTTAACAGCCGCGCAGCTTAACATATTCACCGCCCTGCAGCTTCAGTCACTGCGACTTACTAGCAACACTAGGCACGATAGCATCACTCAAAACCATCCGTTAAGCCGGACATGCTAAAAATATTCACATTAAAGTATTGACATACAAATGAGAATCGTTATTATTAGCACAACTGATCGCAAGATCAGCCGATGACTAAAAGCCAACAGGTCGGTTTTTTAATGTTATCTCCTCATCAGGCTAAACACGGTTTTGACCCGCACTTGTGCGGGTCTTTTTTTGCCTGATAAATAGGCAATATAAATGTTTAAGCTATGCACACAACAAGCAAATCTTAGACATTACTAAAGCCGCAAGCTGCAAGCCAAACGATAAATACAAAAAAGCCAAGCACCAGGCTTGGCTTTTTTGTTGCAGCGCTTAAATTAAGCGCTACCTTGTCACCTGCTAATTAACGTACACCTGAGCGACGCAATGCAGCAGGCGTGAACTCACCTGTAGTGGCTTCAAAGCCAAATTGATAGGATTGTTTCTCTTCGTTTTTCATACCCAGTGCTAAATAACGACCTGATTGCAGGTCATACAAGGCCTCCAGCGAATACCAAGGCACTTGCTTGTTAAAGTAGTGCATCGAATGCGCTTCTGCGACACGCCACAGGTTGCCACGGCCATCGTAA comes from Pseudomonas sp. C27(2019) and encodes:
- a CDS encoding DEAD/DEAH box helicase — protein: MSKTLNIDNLQCAQWRQAIQLGDFQRGKAYAAQNRSTVLNLQDSTLTAQCKGSAGQTYLQTITLLARDGHYDVNGRCSCYVSYNCKHVVAALLTLEQMQQQGQTPPRLPSAASKKQAAQSLQITDAPVSAPQPQLTFGSVILKRYDARSARMQTTVQHRAALAFNYQGHLCSGKPTADFLASTGPYQRLRITRDLGFESSCREQLKKLGWQLSMRRSDAVPESAGDAYELPSERAWLAFMQQPLQDLQAQGWHVVMLKDFQFNLLPIDHWYAAVDESPSLDWFSVELGIEVDGQAISLLPILLQLIRQSPKLLDPDYIAQRDDSDVVLVHVGKNGQRVALPYARIRAVLSTLSELYIREALTDENKLQLPRQEAARLSQLQTQGIEWHGGAGIQALAERLAEPLHSLVSAPAGLNATLRDYQQEGLTWLQNLMQIGMGGILADDMGLGKTLQTLAHILSEKNAQRLQQPALIIMPTSLIANWQDEAARFTPQLKVLTLHGPQRQRLFAEIAQADIVISTYALLSRDSQQLIAQDWHLLILDEAQTIKNPRSKAALCVNQLRAQQRLCLTGTPLENNLGELWSLFNFLMPGWLGDAKSFARHYRTPIEKHGNEQRLSHLKGRLKPFILRRTKLQVASELPAKTEITQHIDLSSAQRDRYETLRLAMDKKVRDEIQRVGVARSHIVVLEALLRLRQVCCDLRLLSEDDAQHYSSKDSAKIMHLLQMLRTLTAEGHRILVFSQFTSMLALIADELNKAKIEFVQLTGQTIDRRTPVQRFQNEDVPVFLISLKAGGVGLNLTAADTVIHVDPWWNPATEAQASDRAYRIGQNKPVFIYKLIARGSVEEKIQHLQQYKAALANSILDGGSSVSASFDDATIDALLAPLER
- a CDS encoding DUF1820 family protein; this translates as MSKVENPIFKVIFVNQGQVFEMYAKAIYQSDLWGFLEIEEFVFGERTQVVVDPSEEKLKAQFEGVIRSYVPMHAIVRIDEVERLGVARISEAAAGNIMSFPMPVPSK